The genomic region GCATTGGCGCGTGCTGTAATAGCTGCAAGTAGTATTGGCACTGGGGGCATATCGAGCTCCTGGAGGCCCTCAAGAACGCGGACAACGTCAGCCATGGTCGGCCGGTCGCACTCGTCGTCTTGGATGCACCAGAACGCGACTTTGCACAGCCTCTCCGCCTCCTCCAGGCTGAGGTCTCCCTGCTGAGAGCCTGCGGCGGCGTGTTCCTCTGCCCGGACACGATCTCCAGGACCACCATGCCAAAGCTGTAGACGTCCACCTTGGGCGTGATGGGGACCCCGCTCAGCCACTCCGGGGCGAGGTACCCTGCTGTCCCCCGGAACGTGGTCAGGACCCGGCTGAAGTCTCGGCCGACGAACGCCGCCATCCCGAAGTCCGCGATCTTGGGCGCGAAGGACGCATCGAGGAGGATGTTCTCCGGCTTGATGTCGCAGTGGATGATGCACTCGCGGTAGCTCTGGTGTAGGTAGCACAGTCCTCTTGCGACCCCGACGGTGATCCTGTACCTCTTGCTCCAATCCAGCgcagtggcgacggcgacggcgttgCTATGCTGGAACAGATGCGCGTCGAGGGAGCCGTTCACCACGTGCTCGTACAAAAGCAGCCTCTTGTCGCCTTCGCAGCAAAAGCCGATCAGTCTGACCAGGTTCCTAGGTAGATAACATACCAGTGAGGGATTGAAAGCAATGGAGATCAAAGTTATGAGCTTGTAAGAGATCAATGCCAGTACAGCTAGGGGAAGGGGAGAGTTGCTAGGAGATAACATGCATCAAATACCAGATAGTTGCTTGTGAGAAAAAATTTATGGAAAAAATGCCCTTGAATATAACAGGTAATGGATATCCTAGTTTGAAAACAAGTAATCAGATTGTGACCACTTTTCTCTAGTATTTATACCTCCATTTTTTCACAGTTGCAGCAACATGGCGTCATGTCATGCTCATGCAAAGGGCAATACTTCTAGCCCTAGAATGTGTGGGCTCTGTACTCTATCAAGCCACTCATTTTTGTTAGGATCTGTACAAATACTAATGCATATGCAATTTATCAGTATGTGGTGCAGATCATTCAGGTTTCCGAGGAAGCCTTACAAACTGAAGGGAGACATCACAGTTTGGATGATGCAGCTCTTTGTAGCACAACTTGTGGTATGAATTTGTACCCAACAAGGTGTCCGTGACAAATACAAGAAAAAACAAACAGTCGATCAAAAATCCACCAAACTAACAAACACGAAACAGGAGGCACGGCGAAACCAGGACTAGTTCTTAGTTCATGTCATTTGATAAAGAGTATTTGTTTCATTTCTGTAGAAGTACAAAACATCTGTTGTTTTATATCAGCAGTGATCAGAAATTCAAGCCTGCATTACTTCATTTCAGTACCTTTACATTTCATATCCGTGGCAAATTTCTTCATAAGAAAATTTGTGTCTAAAATTTGCTGATATGACGAGATATAATATGGTGGGATTTTTATCTCCGCCAAAACTTGACTTTACTGGCTGAACGAACCCAGACAGAAGGAAATCCCAAATGGCCATTTTCCTTGAGTTGAACCAGCCTCATAATAttatatctgaaagggaaataggcttacaccttttcctaattgattttggtggttgaattgcccaacacaaataattggactaactagtttgctctagactataagttctacaggtgacaaaggttcacaataaaccaataaaaagaccaagaaagggttcaaacaaagagagcaaaagacaaccgaagtgtgccatggtctggcgcaccggactgtccggtgtgccaccggacagtgtccggtgcaccaggggattccagcctgaacttgccaccttcgggaattctaggagccgctccgctataattcattggactgtccggtgtagcaccggactgtctggtgtgccagcggagtaactacagcgccaacggtcgtctgcactagcagttaatgcgctacagtgcgcgcagaagtcagagcagagccagaaggcgcaccggacagtctacaggacctgtccggtgcaccaccggactgtctggtgacccagatgtcagaagctccaacggtcagaatccaacgaccgggtgacgtggctggcgcaccggacagtgtccggtggcgcaccggactgtccggtgcgccatgcgacagaatccctcaccaacggttcttttggtggttggggctataaatacccccaaccaacacacttcaatgcatccaagttttcagccttcaaacaccttacaagagctatagcattcaatacaagacacaatcaaagagatcaaatcctctcccaagtccaaagatcattccaatcaaatagtgactcatgagagagagacttgtgttcatttgagcttttgcgcttggattgcttttcttcttccttctttcttgtgtgttcaactcaattgtaaccaaggcaagagacaccaattgtgtggtggtccttgtggggacttagtgtcccgtttgattgagaagagaagctcactcggtctaagtgaccgtttgagagaggaaaagggttgaaagagacccggtctttgtgaccacctcaacggggagtaggtttgcaagaaccaaaccgcggtaaaacaaatcaccgtgtcatccgccttatttgcttgtgatttgttttcgccctctcttttggactcaaatttaattctaatgctaaccccggcttgtagttgtgcttaaagtttgtaaatttcagattctccctattcacccccctctaggcgactttcaattggtatcaaagcccgatacttcattagagcctaaccgctcgaagtgatgtcgggagatcacgccaagaagaaaatggtgaccgacgagaagcccgccacaagccatgggaaggctccatccggggagtccgacaacaaggtgaagggatccccttcacacgacaagtcgcgtcggagcggcaagaagaaaaagaagatgaagaaagtcgtctactacgagaccgactcttcatcgccatccaccttcggctccgacacgccgtccgtcacttctaagcgccatgagcgcaagaagtttagtaagatccccttacgttatcctcgcatttccaaacacacccctttactttccgtcccactaggcaaaccaccggtttttgacggtgaagattattgtatgtggagtgataaaatgaggcaccatctaacctcactccacgctagcatttgggacattgttgagtttggtgcacaggaaccatccgtgggggatgaaggctattacTCGGATGAAGTAgctcaaatccgacacttcaactcccaagccaccactatactcctcgcctctctaagtcgagaggagtataacaaggtgcaagggttgaagagcgccaaagagatttgggatgtactcaagaccgcgcatgaaggagacgaggtgaccaagatcaccaagagggaaacgatcgagggggagctcggtcgcttcatgcttcaccaaggggaggatccacaagccatgtacaaccggctcaagaccttggtgaaccaagtgcgcaacctcgggagcactaaatgggatgaccatgaaatggtcaaggttattcttagatcactcgtatttcttaatcccactcaagttcaattaattcgtggtgatcctagatataagctaatgtctcccgaggaagttataggcaaatttgtgagctttgagttgatgatcaaaggctccaagaaaatcatcgagcaaggcgcctcctccacacccgatgtacaacccgttgcattcaaggcaacggaggagaagaaggaagactctacacctagtagggtccccatcgacgcctccaagcttgacaatgaggagatggcgctcatcatcaagagctttcgccaaatcctaaagcaaaggagggggaaggactacaagccccgctccaagaaagtttactacaagtgtggtaagtccggtcattttattgcaaaatgtccattatcaagtgatagtgacaggggcgacgacaagaagggaaagagaagagagaagaagagatattacaagaagggcaacgatgcccatgtttgccgggagtgggactccgacgagagctccaccgactcctcctccgacgaggacgtcgcaaacatcaccgtcaccaagggccttctcttccccaacgtcggccacaagagcctcatgacaaaggacggcaagaagaaggtaaaatctagatcctccactaagtatgcaacatctagtgatgaggctaattctagtgatgatgaggatgatttattaacactttttgccaacctaaacatgcaacaaaaggagaaattaaatgaattaattagtactattcatgataaggatgaactcttagatagtcaagagaacttcctaattaaagaaaataaaaagcatgttaaggttaaaaatgcttatgctctagaggtagaaaaatgtgaaaaattatctagtgagctaagcacttgccatgatattatttccaaccttagaaatgaaaatgccaaactaattgctaaggttgagaaatcaagtgttgatgatgattcaattgacaatcttagaaatgataatgctagttcaattgctaaaattgaaaaattgaatgcctctcttgctagccttagaaatgagaatgaaaaattaattgctaagactaaggaattaaatgtttgcaatgtttcaatttcctatattagagatgagaatgacattttacatgctaagattgttgaactaaattcttgcaaaccctctacatctaccgttgagcatgttactatttgcactagatgtagagatgttaacattgatgctattcatgatcacattactatgattaaacaacaaaatgatcatatagcaaattagatgctaaaattgccgagcattaattagaaaatgaaaaatttaaatttgctcgtagtatgctctatagtgggagacgccgtggcattaaggatggcattggcttccaacagggaggcaatgtcaaactcaatgcccctcctaaaagattatctaattttgttaagggcaaggctcccatgcctcaggataacaagggttacattttataccctaccggttatcccgagcacaaaattaggagaattcactctaggaagtctcactctggctctaatcatgcttttatgtataagagtgaggcatctagttttaggcaatcaacccgtgctaaattgactaagaagaaaactcctattgcatcaaattaacctaatatttcatttaagacttttgatgcatcttatgtgcttactaacaaatcaggcaaagtagttgccaaatatgttgggggcaaacacaaggggtcaaagacttatgtttgggtacccaaggtgcttgtttctaatttcaaaggacccaagaccgtttgggtacctaagaacaaggcctaaaattgttttgtaggtttatgcatctaggagctcaagttggatcatcgatagcgggtgcacaaaccacatgacaggggagaagaagatgttctcctcctatgagaaaaaccaagatccccaatgagcgatcacattcggggatgtgaatcaaggtttggtcaaaggattgggtaaaatcgctatatctcctgaccattctatttccaatgtttttcttgtagattctttagattacaatttgctttctgtttctcaattatgcaaaatgggctataactgtctttttacggatataggtgttactgtctttagaagaagtgatgattcagtagcatttaagggagtgttagagggtcagctatacttagtagattttgatagagctgaactcgacacttgcttaattgctaagactaacatgggttggctctagcaccgtcgactagctcatgttgggatgaagaatcttcataagcttttaaagggagagcacattttgggactaatcaatgttcattttgagaaagacagggtttgtagcacatgtcaacCAGGGAAGCAAGtcagtgttcatcatccacacaaaaacatcatgacgactgacaggccgcttgaactactccacatggacctattcggcccgatcgcttacataagcatcggcgggagtaagtactgtctagttattatggatgaatattctcgcttcacttgggtgttctttttgcaggaaaaatcacaaacccaagagacattaaaaggattcttgagacgggctcaaaatgagttcggcttaaggatcaaaagattagaagcgataacgggacagagttcaagaactcacaaatcgaaagctttcttgaggaggagggcatcaagcatgagttctcttctccctacacaccacaacaaaatggtgtagtggagaggaagaatagaactctattggacatggtaaggaccatgcttgatgagtacaagatttcggaccggttttgggcggaagcggtcaacaccgcttgctacgccatcaaccggctatatcttcaccgaatcctcaagaagacatcttatgaactcctaaccggtaaaagcccaatgtttcatattttagagtctttggtagcaaatgttttattcttgttaaaagaggtagaaaatctaaatttgctcctaaggctgtagaaggctttttactaggatatgattcaaacacaagggcctatagagtctttaacaagttatctggactagttgaagtttcttgtgacattgtgtttgatgagactaacgactcttctcacacccgggttttaggggaccaaagcccgggcgcaaacataatcaccaggtgtgctgggaccaagtctcacacatatgatgaatcatggcacaggatcgaatgtcacatctttactacataacaggagttctatacaaaataaataaataattacattataaggagacaacggtccagcaaccccaaagttgactgggagacgacgacctagacctctcacgaacacatcacgacatcctccaagcgcctcatcctgcggtacctgttcttgacctgtgggggggtgtgagacagcaagagtgagctcacatacgttcatcgctcaacaagttgtggggaataatgtgcatgaactcgccaaaggtgggagctcacgtgaagtgtaaggcttaccaaagagaatggttagagctgagcattgcttttaaagttggtcaaaattttattagcaattactaagtataagtaaataccaacccaattaagtagtagaacaaaagtaacaacctcacctgcgatgcaatgcatatgacaaattgagtttaagttccataatttaatcatgtgagtgtccgagctgctcatgaccgtgagcacgactagtataccagttttacactctgcagaggttgcacatctttacccacaagtcaggttacccatctgccaagggatcgcgacttcccatacacctctaccgaggaggtgaggcagggtaacactacgaggcctttacaaagttccactagcttcagaaaacccgctacagtttataggaagctccaatgcaggaatcccttgcaggaccgccatcgcaacaaaatcctcccgagggcctccctacactgaccactcccctactgcccttgcccctttcgggtaaggtagtcttccactagctttcctaattaatcggccaagggcattccattaaacccttgtggtagcactgttttcccgggtggttctccatgttccaattaacataatgatcttatcatgaacaataaatagcaactgataacaaaagtatgaataatatgtatctcaatgcccaaatccacatatagcactagcaagtactacccagaaagtttagtggtaaacaaggcataaagatagacaaactagggtaacctattgggtcccatcaaaattaacctatgcagatcattatgattaattagaacatgagtgggtaaaagaagtgatcaagggcacaacttgcctgggacttgagattccagataccaggatgatcttcagatgactcgcgacctcacgctagtcgtagcaatacaaacaagcatggtatctacaaaattaacatcacaccaaacataagaataaactacgtaataataatctacgcgtttctacgagatcgtaggaacaagaatcactaaatttggaggtatagattttaagttatggattttctaaggttttatacATTTAATATAAGATTAAGTGGGAAATAAATTTAAATGTgcatttcatgtaaaaacagtggtactatttaatagataataatattaccaaattataggaactggaatggtccaatttggagttcatatgcattttctatgaattaaact from Zea mays cultivar B73 chromosome 6, Zm-B73-REFERENCE-NAM-5.0, whole genome shotgun sequence harbors:
- the LOC103630984 gene encoding G-type lectin S-receptor-like serine/threonine-protein kinase At2g19130, producing the protein MLSPSNSPLPLAVLALISYKLITLISIAFNPSLVCYLPRNLVRLIGFCCEGDKRLLLYEHVVNGSLDAHLFQHSNAVAVATALDWSKRYRITVGVARGLCYLHQSYRECIIHCDIKPENILLDASFAPKIADFGMAAFVGRDFSRVLTTFRGTAGYLAPEWLSGVPITPKVDVYSFGMVVLEIVSGQRNTPPQALSRETSAWRRRRGCAKSRSGASKTTSATGRPWLTLSAFLRASRSSICPQCQYYLQLLQHAPMRISCDR